In a single window of the Methanofollis ethanolicus genome:
- a CDS encoding ArdC family protein: protein MVSVYEMVRDRIISSLESGTVPWRQTWQGMTPCNIASKRPYRGINRVLLAGATWWGTYRQIQQAGGQVRRGEKAAGLVVLWKYDEERKERDPATGEVRRVVALRDRPIVRYYRVFHLGQCDGIEPEDLAAPAPVASCDEIIRRNAPRVRAGEPAYYPARDVITMPAPARFESMAAYYAAFFHELTHWTGAAHRLDREGITGAVRFGSERYSREELTAEMGAAFLCATTGTDTPPVAENQAAYVAGWLRHIREGTAADVVRAASDAQKAADWITGGPAPASSLGTPASGPGVLPAGRC, encoded by the coding sequence ATGGTGTCGGTGTATGAGATGGTGCGGGACCGCATCATCTCCTCTCTGGAGTCCGGTACGGTGCCGTGGCGGCAGACCTGGCAGGGCATGACGCCGTGCAACATCGCAAGCAAGCGGCCGTACCGGGGCATCAACCGCGTCCTCCTCGCCGGCGCTACCTGGTGGGGGACGTACCGGCAGATCCAGCAGGCGGGCGGCCAGGTCCGCCGGGGGGAGAAGGCGGCGGGCCTGGTGGTCCTCTGGAAGTACGACGAGGAGAGGAAGGAGAGGGACCCGGCGACGGGCGAGGTGCGGCGGGTCGTCGCCCTCAGGGACCGGCCGATCGTCCGGTACTACCGGGTCTTCCACCTCGGCCAGTGCGACGGCATCGAGCCTGAGGACCTCGCCGCCCCCGCGCCGGTGGCCTCGTGCGACGAGATCATCAGGCGGAACGCCCCGCGGGTCAGGGCGGGCGAACCTGCCTACTACCCGGCGCGGGATGTGATCACGATGCCGGCGCCGGCGCGCTTCGAGAGCATGGCGGCGTACTATGCCGCCTTCTTCCATGAGTTGACGCACTGGACCGGGGCGGCGCACCGCCTGGACCGCGAGGGGATCACGGGAGCGGTGCGGTTCGGGAGCGAGCGGTACAGCCGGGAGGAGTTGACGGCGGAGATGGGCGCGGCCTTCCTGTGTGCGACGACCGGAACCGACACGCCGCCGGTGGCCGAGAACCAGGCGGCCTATGTCGCCGGGTGGCTCCGGCACATCAGGGAGGGGACGGCCGCCGACGTGGTGCGGGCGGCGAGCGATGCACAGAAGGCGGCGGACTGGATCACCGGGGGACCGGCCCCGGCCTCCTCCCTCGGGACGCCGGCCTCTGGTCCTGGTGTCCTGCCGGCCGGGAGGTGTTGA
- a CDS encoding PAS domain S-box protein, protein MIRILLVDDEPLLLNLACAFLEEEKDFTVTPVASAEEALGLLGVSPYDVVISDYQMPTMNGIELLRAVRAGHPDLPFILFTGRGRESVVIEALNCGADFYIQKGGAAVAQFTELVSKIRHAVGRRRAEVALRESDERFRSVVENASEGIMMTDDECHVVLWNKAAEEIFGYRPDEVLGRPFYHYLLPEKTRQHVHDSLGEFRMTGVIRRILSGRRFTGQVVKKGGEVFVAECTLSPVRYRGMWHSIAILRDVTGREEAVAALQESERQYRHLFEHSKDAIIVRTNEGVILKVNSATCELLGYPPDDLVGRIIGDFAVDTEKEKGREAMKAVVEKGDVTFRTQFVRSDGQVIDVEITSQSTCPERGIGQAIVRDISLSKQMAAALRRRDVILDAVVSAAVLLLRDRGAAGGIRAALAEIGMSAGAEGVYVLERQGGESDAWEVMHAWADNGFSLPCHPVIVPEGTDDGGVPRFRGSDGQRRSCILLPLQVGDGRSCSLGLEASFPEAEWSRYEREALEAAARVIGAALARETEPSPDA, encoded by the coding sequence ATGATCCGTATCCTCCTTGTCGACGACGAACCCCTCCTCCTGAACCTGGCCTGTGCCTTTCTCGAAGAGGAGAAAGACTTCACCGTGACGCCGGTAGCATCGGCAGAAGAAGCACTGGGCCTGCTTGGTGTCTCTCCCTATGACGTGGTGATCTCTGACTACCAGATGCCCACGATGAATGGCATCGAACTTCTGCGGGCGGTCAGGGCAGGGCATCCCGACCTCCCCTTCATCCTCTTTACAGGCAGGGGCCGGGAGAGCGTCGTCATCGAGGCGCTGAACTGCGGCGCCGATTTCTACATCCAGAAAGGAGGTGCCGCAGTCGCTCAGTTCACCGAACTGGTCTCCAAGATCCGTCATGCCGTCGGGCGCAGGCGTGCCGAGGTCGCCCTCAGGGAGAGTGACGAGCGTTTCCGGAGTGTCGTCGAGAATGCCAGCGAGGGGATCATGATGACGGACGACGAGTGCCATGTCGTCCTCTGGAACAAGGCCGCGGAGGAGATCTTCGGGTACCGCCCCGACGAGGTCCTGGGAAGGCCCTTTTACCACTATCTCCTGCCCGAAAAGACCCGCCAGCATGTCCATGACTCTCTGGGCGAGTTCAGGATGACGGGCGTGATCAGGCGGATCCTCTCCGGGCGCCGGTTCACCGGGCAGGTCGTCAAGAAAGGGGGAGAGGTCTTTGTTGCCGAGTGCACCCTCTCCCCTGTGCGATACCGCGGCATGTGGCACAGTATCGCCATCCTGCGGGACGTCACCGGGAGAGAGGAAGCCGTCGCCGCCCTTCAGGAGAGCGAAAGACAGTACAGGCACCTCTTCGAGCATTCGAAGGACGCGATCATCGTCAGGACGAACGAAGGGGTGATCCTGAAGGTCAACAGCGCAACGTGCGAGTTGCTCGGTTATCCCCCCGACGATCTTGTCGGGAGGATAATAGGAGATTTTGCTGTCGATACAGAGAAGGAAAAGGGTAGAGAAGCCATGAAGGCTGTCGTCGAGAAAGGCGATGTGACCTTCAGGACGCAGTTTGTCCGGTCCGATGGGCAGGTGATCGATGTCGAGATCACATCTCAGAGCACCTGTCCGGAGCGGGGTATAGGGCAGGCCATTGTGCGCGACATCAGTCTGAGCAAACAGATGGCGGCGGCCCTCAGGCGTCGCGACGTCATCCTCGACGCCGTGGTCAGCGCCGCCGTCCTCCTCCTCCGGGACCGCGGTGCTGCCGGTGGGATCCGCGCCGCCCTTGCGGAGATCGGAATGTCGGCAGGAGCAGAAGGGGTCTATGTCCTGGAGAGGCAGGGTGGGGAGAGTGATGCGTGGGAGGTGATGCATGCCTGGGCGGACAACGGATTTTCCCTGCCGTGTCACCCGGTTATAGTGCCTGAAGGCACAGACGACGGCGGTGTCCCCAGGTTCCGTGGGTCTGACGGTCAAAGACGGTCGTGCATCCTTCTGCCTCTTCAGGTGGGTGATGGGCGTTCCTGCTCTCTTGGCCTTGAAGCATCCTTCCCGGAAGCGGAGTGGTCCCGATATGAACGTGAAGCCCTGGAGGCGGCGGCCCGGGTCATCGGGGCGGCCCTGGCACGGGAGACGGAGCCGTCTCCTGATGCCTGA
- a CDS encoding DUF2080 family transposase-associated protein has translation MEPFDMTIKNCYEVTEKVVTPHGNGAKVLVPRGWIGKKVKVILIEAPDE, from the coding sequence ATGGAACCCTTCGACATGACGATCAAAAACTGCTATGAAGTAACGGAGAAAGTCGTCACTCCACACGGGAACGGTGCAAAGGTGCTCGTCCCCCGCGGATGGATCGGGAAGAAGGTGAAGGTGATCCTGATCGAGGCACCCGACGAGTGA